A section of the Zymoseptoria tritici IPO323 chromosome 9, whole genome shotgun sequence genome encodes:
- the GALE gene encoding UDP-glucose 4-epimerase (UDP-galactose 4-epimerase; uridine diphosphoglucose epimerase; galactowaldenase; UDPG-4-epimerase; uridine diphosphate galactose 4-epimerase; uridine diphospho-galactose-4-epimerase; UDP-glucose epimerase; 4-epimerase; uridine diphosphoglucose 4-epimerase; uridine diphosphate glucose 4-epimerase; UDP-D-galactose 4-epimerase No Information about this Gene in Kegg), whose amino-acid sequence MVAGSCLITGGTGYIGSFTALALLEADYKVVIVDNLYNSSAEVLNRIELICGKRPEYVQCDITDEKKLDEVFAAHPDIDNVIHFAALKAVGESGEIPLDYYHTNVYGTLCLLRSMKKHNVTNIVFSSSATVYGDATRFPDMIPIPEHCPLGPTNPYGSTKFTVEMMITDFVNAERSNAKKAGTDGEKFNAALLRYFNPAGSHPSGVMGEDPQGVPYNLLPLLAQVAVGKREKLLVFGDDYDSKDGTAIRDYIHILDLARGHLVALNHLRSHHPGVRAWNLGTGKGSTVFEMINAFSSAVGRKLPYEVVGRRAGDVLNLTANATRANEELGWKTELTLEDACKDLWRWTENNPQGYRQEPPKEFVEALKRK is encoded by the exons aTGGTCGCAGGATCTTGCCTCATTACCGGCGGCACGGGCTACATTGGCTCCTtcaccgccctcgccctcctcgaagccGACTACAaagtcgtcatcgtcgacaaCCTCTacaactcctccgccgaagTCCTCAACCGCATCGAGCTCATCTGCGGCAAACGCCCCGAATACGTCCAATGCGACATCACCGACGAGAAAAAGCTGGACGAGGTCTTCGCCGCACACCCGGACATTGACAATGTCATCCACTTCGCAGCGTTGAAAGCCGTGGGCGAGTCCGGCGAGATCCCCCTCGACTACTACCACACCAACGTGTACGGCACGCTATGCCTCCTCCGTTCGATGAAGAAGCACAATGTCACCaacatcgtcttctcctcctctgccacCGTCTACGGCGACGCAACTCGCTTCCCCGACATGATTCCCATCCCTGAACACTGCCCTCTGGGCCCGACGAACCCCTACGGCAGCACCAAGTTCACGGTCGAAATGATGATCACAGATTTCGTCAACGCAGAACGCTCCAACGCGAAAAAAGCAGGCACAGACGGGGAGAAGTTCAACGCTGCACTCCTCCGATACTTCAACCCAGCGGGCAGCCACCCCAGCGGCGTGATGGGCGAAGACCCTCAGGGCGTACCATACaaccttctccctctcctcgcaCAAGTCGCCGTCGGCAagcgcgagaaactcctCGTATTCGGAGACG ACTACGACTCCAAAGACGGCACCGCCATCCGCGACTACATCCACATTCTCGACCTCGCCCGCGGGCACCTCGTGGCTCTCAACCACCTCCGCTCCCACCACCCCGGCGTCCGAGCCTGGAATCTTGGAACCGGCAAAGGCAGTACCGTCTTTGAGATGATCAACGCCTTCTCCAGCGCTGTGGGCCGCAAGTTGCCGTACGAAGTTGTAGGCCGGAGAGCGGGAGATGTGTTGAACCTGACGGCGAATGCGACGAGGGCGAATGAGGAGTTGGGATGGAAGACGGAGTTGACACTGGAGGATGCGTGTAAAGACTTGTGGCGGTGGACGGAAAATAACCCGCAGGGGTATAGACAGGAGCCGCCGAAGGAGTTTGTGGAGGCGCTGAAGAGGAAGTAG
- the MgAGL1 gene encoding uncharacterized protein has product MALPERDLTTSPSTTYDPARDIPQPHPFPPPPPPPNPTTTPSPHLPSLAPDSLGRPWWKSIISYQIWPMSFQDSNGDGIGDIRGIISRLDYLQNLGIDCIWLSPTYQSPMEDWGYDISDYGAIHDQFGTLADMEDLIREVHERGMYILLDLVITHTSDRHAWFRESCSSRTNGKADWYTWADQRPNHEIDGQVVEEPTNWRAAFGGSAWTWVPAREQYYIHLFLESQPDLNWECEGMREAVYESAVKFWLERGVDGFRLDTANRFCKDMSLPDAEVKVEGKWQPGSKYYINGPKMHEWLKELRTKIAADTNDRDIMLVGELPLTPYEELLRYVRPAEKELSMVFDFDVVKLGNNDNPDEFAKHEVSNFSDKDESYTLPKFKTAVQKVQNLMTDTDAWGTVFMENHDQPRSIARYATPEPKHWRAAGKLLCLLQTTLSGTQFIFQGQEAGMLNMPTNWKESEFRDPDAIIYIRDYCDMHHKTDHRANQKAMEGVFKVGRDNSRTPVQWDDGPNGGFTGSNPSWMSVNPNYHWLNIKAQQDEPDSIWTFWKQRIAMRKEHKELFMFGTFAVYDYENRQTFTYTKMAADGQTALVMLNFSDEEVPLSTVQRHLLGHEYRLLASNGGQLKEGLRPWEGRVYIIREGLKAEMDATSVVSELQDREGSHGRGDGREFCDPAWSGLDM; this is encoded by the exons ATGGCCCTCCCAGAACGAGACCTCACAACCTCCCCCTCCACAACCTACGATCCCGCCCGCGACATCCCGCAACCCCACCCctttcctccacctccccctccacccAATCCCACAACAACACCTTCTCcccacctcccctccctcgccCCCGACTCCCTCGGCCGACCCTGGTGGAAATCCATAATCAGCTACCAAATCTGGCCCATGTCCTTCCAAGACTCCAACGGCGACGGCATCGGCGACATCCGGGGCATCATCTCCCGCCTCGACTACCTCCAAAACCTCGGGATTGACTGCATCTGGTTGAGTCCCACCTATCAGTCGCCAATGGAAGACTGGGGCTACGACATTTCCGATTACGGCGCCATCCACGATCAATTCGGCACGCTCGCCGATATGGAGGATTTGATAAGAGAGGTGCATGAGAGGGGGATGTATATCCTTCTTGATCTGGTGATTACGCATACGAGTGATCGACATGCCTGGTTTCGGGAGAGTtgttcgtcgaggacgaaTGGGAAGGCGGATTGGTATACTTGGGCGGATCAACGGCCGAACCATGAGATTGATGGGCAGGTTGTGGAGGAGCCGACGAATTGGCGCGCGGCGTTTGGAGGGAGTGCGTGGACGTGGGTTCCTGCGAGGGAGCAGTATTATATTCATTTGTTTTTGGAGAGTCAGCCGGATTTGAATTGGGAGTGTGAGGGGATGAGGGAGGCGGTTTATGAGAGTGCGGTGAAGTTTTGGTTGGAGAGGGGGGTTGATGGGT TTCGACTCGATACCGCGAACCGGTTTTGCAAGGACATGTCGCTTCCGGATGCGGAGGTCAAGGTCGAGGGAAAGTGGCAGCCTGGATCGAA GTATTACATCAACGGCCCGAAGATGCACGAATGGCTCAAGGAGCTCCGTACCAAGATCGCCGCAGACACCAACGACCGAGACATCATGCTCGTCGGCGAGCTACCCCTGACTCCGTATGAGGAGCTTCTCCGCTATGTTCGACCagcggagaaggagttgAGCATGGTCTTCGACTTTGATGTCGTCAAGCTCGGTAACAACGACAACCCTGACGAATTCGCGAAGCACGAGGTCAGCAACTTCAGCGACAAGGATGAGAGTTATACACTTCCCAAGTTCAAGACCGCTGTCCAAAAGGTGCAGAACCTGATGACCGATACTGACGCCTGGGGTACGGTGTTCATGGAGAACCACGACCAACCTCGCTCCATCGCTCGATACGCAACTCCCGAGCCGAAACACTGGCGCGCAGCCGGCAAACTCCTCTGCCTACTCCAGACGACTCTCTCCGGCACGCAATTCATCTTCCAAGGCCAAGAAGCCGGTATGCTCAACATGCCCACCAACTGGAAGGAGTCCGAGTTCCGCGATCCCGACGCAATTATCTACATCCGAGACTACTGCGACATGCACCACAAGACCGACCACCGCGCGAATCAGAAAGCAATGGAAGGTGTGTTCAAAGTCGGCCGCGACAACTCCCGTACTCCCGTCCAATGGGACGATGGCCCGAACGGCGGTTTCACGGGCTCCAATCCCAGCTGGATGTCCGTGAACCCGAATTACCACTGGCTGAACATCAAAGCTCAGCAAGATGAGCCGGACAGTATCTGGACCTTTTGGAAGCAGCGCATCGCTATGCGGAAAGAGCATAAAGAGCTGTTCATGTTCGGCACGTTTGCAGTGTACGATTATGAGAACCGCCAGACGTTCACGTATACCAAGATGGCGGCGGATGGTCAGACGGCGCTGGTCATGTTGAATTTCTCGGATGAGGAAGTTCCGTTGAGTACGGTGCAGAGGCATTTGCTTGGGCATGAGTATCGACTGTTGGCGAGTAATGGTGG